TATGAGATAATTATGGGAAAGAAGCCTaaccttaaatattttcatgtttttggttgtGTGTGCTATGTTTTGAATGATATGAATAAACTTGCAAAATTTGATTCAAAGAGTGATAAATGTTTGTTTTTTGGATAGAGAGAAGATTGTAGAGAGAGAGAGTTTTAGTGGAGGAGTTCACGTGTAGAATTTTCGTGGAGACGAAGTGTTTTTCGTGGAGAGTTTTCGTGAAGAGTTTTCACGTGAGGTGATTTTCGTGGGAGATTTTCGTGGTGCTCTCCTCTCtcaatcatacatacttacaCGCACTTGTGCACGCCGTGAAAAATTCAGAGAAATAATCCTTCGAGGGACGTGCTGTTTTGAAGAGTGTATATACCGGGTGTCGCTGTGAATGTTGAGAACATCTGTGGACAACATTTGGGAAGAAGTTGGCCGAAGATTGTTTCTCTTGGATCTACTTTTTAGCAACAcgtttttgctttcttgttttagttttattctggttatttgttttagaaagcatttgttttctcaacttgttgaggaaattgatttttgtcatAATCACTAGTGTTAGGTTTTTGTGaacaattgatttttctagtgattaatttttgtcatgaggcaccgcacaagtatttatacttgtgcatatttaatcttgtccatctatttatttaaagtcaatttgtgttattaattttccgctgcgtgtagatgttgtccgagatgttgtaacatctggcacaacatttaattctgataaaacacgaATTTACTGTTTTACAACATATTCTGATATTCTCATTATTTTCGATatctgtcggacaaaataatcctaaCAATATTATCTCacgtttaattttttttcttttagttgaaatatatttttgataatttgaaataaaatttttgcatgtgattattatataatataaatcttTCTGAAAATTCACGATTAGTGGGTTATTCAATATTTCAATCGTTTTCCCCTCCTTccttccatatatatatatatatatatatatatatatatatatatatatatatatatatatatatatatatatatatatattccctATGGAATGGTTATAGTGGCAAATTAACTTTGTCCAGTGATGGCGATTAGCACTAAGCTACCATCATACCGTCACAATCCCAATACCCAATCATGTTCAAGCCCATCCAATAGTATTACCCCTCCATTAAtccaaattatatataaatcgAACATGGTTcatattaattataatttaaacTGATTTCGTTCAAAAACAAAATTCATGAAATAAAGAATTTCTTGTGGATTATTATATTAAGCGGGTAACGCTTAAGGATTGTTCGATCGATCTATTTATAGGGTTTCtgatgaaaataataataaactaatcatgaaataatatttttccatcTATTAAGATGTTGTTATCCAAATGCTGTCTTAAATTAtgagttttttttaatataaaaatgtaCTAGTCATGCTAGGGATTTaatttgtgtatatatattagaTGATGTAAAAGAAATGAAGCAAACACATGCAATGAATGGGTAGCGAGTAAAGTAATAGTTGGCTGCTGAACTTCCTTAATAACAAAGGAGAACAGACGCCCCCACACTTTTTGACAATTCCATCAAATCCCAATCTCCCACACAAAAAGTGCAAATTATTTGCCCAATTTTGAAATCATATGTATCCCAAGCTAAATCTGGATTTTTGAAAAACAAGCAAGCTTAGTTTTATCGTGAGAGCGATCGAATCGGAGAACTTGATTTGttatatgattttaaatattttagttgcatCATTATCAACAgatatagtttttggtaaaacgacaaacGCTCGATCCGagaattggtatcagagctaaggtcaCATGTTTGTTTCTCATTGATTGAAAGTAGTGCAATTATTGATAGAGTAATTGTTGAGGTGTAATAATTATATCTGCTATGAGAGTGATCGAACCTGACACTTGAGCTATTATACGATTTAAATACAATTACTATCGGGTATAACTTTGGATTAATCATCAAATATCCGGTCCTACAATATATGTTAAAAAGAGTTATTTCATACACTAAAGTGCATGATTTATATTGTTTAAGATATGAGAGTGTGTTTTCTATTAAGATATTAATTCTACGAAAAATAGGTAACatcaataaattttatttttttcaaataaaagggTGTTTGATCAAAATTATTTTAGTTGAGATAACGTGTTCTTATATTTTATAAACTGTTTTAAGAAGGTTATAAGTTGCTGAACAAAACCTGCTTCAGCTTagaaataacaaatataaaagATAGAGATAAAACCTGCTTCAGCTTagaaataacaaatataaaagATAGAGATATATAgccaataatataaaatataagagAAATTATTTAGAGGACTGCAAATGGATATGAAACACAACTTTATCATCTAcgataataaattaataatttatttaaaatatttttagacaAATGAATTTTCTCTCGAGCATAAaagactattttaattttaattatttggatagactagattaaatattaaaatcgaATCGGGCCTCAGGTTAACTAGTGTCTCGCTTAAGGAATTGGGTTGGGCTCAACTTTTGGAAGTGGACTATTGTAGAGCTAACACTAGGCCCGTTCAATGTTGCTGAAAAAGAAGCAGGACGAGGTTTCTGCACGATGATATGTGCCAAGTAtatttgaagaagaaaataCGTTAGCTTTGCAATTTCTGTCAACTATCGCCTCGATTGATTTAGGAGTTTGTAATAGCAAAActttgaaatactttttttgTTTTGCATGTTTTTCCTTCCTGATAACAAATGCTGAGGGTCATTTATTTTCCTTtcatttatatgtatatattcgaGGAACAATTATTGCATTACTTTTATTATATGTTTTCTATCAAGGAATGGAAATTCATCAGTTTTCACTGTTGGGGTGTTCAGATTTGTATCCTTTTCTGAACTGATTGCGAGCATCGAGAAATTAGAAAAAGTTCCTCGCCAGAGGAAAGGAAACATGGTTTCTTGAAGAATTATGTATTTGCTGTTGAGAGTAACAAAACTCAGATCAACCTAACAAGCTAGTGGTCTCTAAAAAGATTTGCCTGACGACTAACTTTGACAGGGAGTCCAAAATTCTGGTAAACCCGTAGTTCACCTCCCAAGCTTGCTGTAACAACCACCATTCCCCATGCTGTTGCATGAACAGTTTGGCTGCTGCCCCCATCAAACAAATTCCAAGAAGACGACCAAGACTGGGACGCAGAACTTCCTGAAGCAGAAATGGAGGACGGGTCATCGTACCTGAGAGATTGTGAGGACGAACCAAAAGACTCACTCATGCCGATGCCTGGATCTATACGAGAAGAATTAGCGAAATCGTCTTCTGCAGAACTTGTTATACGCTCAAGTATATTGTTTTTCTTGGGAAGAGGTGGCAAATGCCTCCTACTAATCGCACCAGCCAATCTATTGTCTTTGGTGGGAGAATTACTAAGAGACTGCGGTGGTGTAGCATTGGACCGTTTCGAATGTCTTTTAGAGTGTATTTCCACTATAGGTGGCTCGTTTCTTATACTACCAGGCCATGGAATTGCAACCGATACATCTTTACAATTGAAGTGCTCATGGGCATGGATTGTTACTCCATTTCTTCCTTTCCCACCACCTGGATTCTTGGATTCGTCGAGCTTCCAGATATAGACCTGAGAGTCTTCACTGGCGCTGATTATGTGTTTTCCATCTGGACTGAATGAAGCTGATATCTGGCTGCTGGTATTCCGAAATCCTTTGTGGTAAATGAGATTTTTTGTGTGAGTTATGATTACACTATTTCCTGaagtttcaaatggatgttttTAAACCAACCATACCTCTAAGTTTTTGAACGAGCTCTAACCCATTCAAGATTCGGATTCGAGAATCAGCTGAAGTAATGAGCACTTCAGACGAGTTCGAAGGAGAGAACTGtggaggaaaaaaaaattagccaCTCATTACCAATTTCTATATGGGGATGGAGCTGTAGGATATATATGCCCACCTGAAAACCTGTAATTTTTTTCGCTTGAacctttttcttcttcttgatTTCGATTTGATCTTGTTGTTCCAATTTGCAATCTATGTTAAAAAAAACACATCAAACATAAGATCTGAATTTGTGGGCTAAACATGTTTACGAACATTTCAATTTGTTAGGAATTCTTACCTGCATCAATACTATATGTTCGATAGCTGCCTTTGTGAGAACCGATGACAGCACCCTTCAAATACGGGCGGAACTAATTTCAGTGCcttatttgtatttttgttgaatgaaTGAAACAACCATATATGTAATGTTTTCATCGAAAATCTTATATTGTACCGTTGATAATTCTTGTAAGGTACCTGGCCATCAGGAGTGTAGCAAGCAGCTGTTACCATTTCATTAAGATCTGTCCAATCCACAACTTGACGGTCTGGTACGCTCCAAATTCGAACCTTTGCATCAAGCGAACCACTGATGAAGTAATCGTCGTTAACTGGATTGAACTGTATGCAGGTTACTGCCATACCATATTCTCATTATAACCAAATTGTGATCCATGTAAATAATTTGATTTGTGATTGATGAATGCTCTATAATATTGCATCTCACCATAGTCATTGTGTGCAAACATCTTTAAACAGCTTTTAGATTCCAAGTCCCACATCCTAACTGTCTTGTCCATTGAAGATGAAAGCAGTAGCTACATGGATTATTGGATTCTGAGTTAACTTAATTTGATAATTGATAAACATTgataacattttaaaataatcgaACCTAAAGACCCCCTTCATCACGGGTTTACCCGATTAGTTTGTGAAAAATTCCATAAAGCTTTGagtaattaaacacaaattcaGACAGATTCTAAAAACTAAGCAAATAAATCTCTTCTTTGTCGAAGAATTATATTACATTTTTTCGGCCTTGTGATAAACGAACGTCTTAAAATATTTCCTGGTTTTAGTCTATCTGATGTGTTCTTTGTCCATTTTTAATATCAACTACGGTAGATGAAGCTGACCTGAGATTTCGACCATGAGAGATCCAATACATCATCTTGGTGACCTTGGAAAGTGCAGACTGGTTTTTCTGAAAGTGCAAACACCGTTTCTGGCACGTTAACATAGTCGGGTATTTTGTGGCCCTTTTTCTTATTCGTCTTTCCTTTTTTCCTCCTTTCAGATGGCGTAGGAGTAATCTCTGCAAGTGGAGGCCGTTCTGAAATAGTGCCAGCCATAGGGTGAACAGGTGTGCCGCCAAATGAACTTGAATCATCTCCTAATCTCGCGGACATGACATCACATTCCTGCACTTCCCACACGTGGATCATCCTATCTTCTCCTGCACTTGCTAGGAAACGTGcatcataactgaatctgattGTCCATATTGATCCTGAATGGGCTTGAATCACTTGAGACATGTGCAATGCTGTGAATTCTTTGTAGGATTTCCCCTGTTGACGAGCTTTAACCCATTGAGATGATGCAGTCTTGGGATCTTTCTGGTCTAGTACTGCTGAAGCTGAATGCTCTTGTTCTTTGTCTACTATTAATCCACTCATTGAATTTG
This Primulina eburnea isolate SZY01 chromosome 2, ASM2296580v1, whole genome shotgun sequence DNA region includes the following protein-coding sequences:
- the LOC140817895 gene encoding uncharacterized protein, translating into MDRRTLTMNWDGLEDDDDDDRFFESFDRISSAVSLELASSGSDDDDFEDSRMSFVSAVSSATIKGIRSIVSIRKPSSLMDGYGMWMAEPGDVNERRKRLLQGMGLSSNKEVLRLASSKVVRTISRRDDARNANVSTTKVESCSTEELKPEDPSHSMPLVLVRSRSDGDIEAFSAKTKQRKEEIIGPESKQRLTRTSSGQFGLSLGVCPYTNTVRISPRRSKNRTSMPPSEAMQSVLSDGAFGSFFLIKNLDTGKEFIVKEYNEEGMWNKFSDVQTGKQLTMEEFERSVGYSPVVKELMRRENGSRCIHENGNKMAQNSYLSKSFRNSKRRGAAILKNIKLGVTNSMSGLIVDKEQEHSASAVLDQKDPKTASSQWVKARQQGKSYKEFTALHMSQVIQAHSGSIWTIRFSYDARFLASAGEDRMIHVWEVQECDVMSARLGDDSSSFGGTPVHPMAGTISERPPLAEITPTPSERRKKGKTNKKKGHKIPDYVNVPETVFALSEKPVCTFQGHQDDVLDLSWSKSQLLLSSSMDKTVRMWDLESKSCLKMFAHNDYVTCIQFNPVNDDYFISGSLDAKVRIWSVPDRQVVDWTDLNEMVTAACYTPDGQGAVIGSHKGSYRTYSIDADCKLEQQDQIEIKKKKKVQAKKITGFQFSPSNSSEVLITSADSRIRILNGLELVQKLRGFRNTSSQISASFSPDGKHIISASEDSQVYIWKLDESKNPGGGKGRNGVTIHAHEHFNCKDVSVAIPWPGSIRNEPPIVEIHSKRHSKRSNATPPQSLSNSPTKDNRLAGAISRRHLPPLPKKNNILERITSSAEDDFANSSRIDPGIGMSESFGSSSQSLRYDDPSSISASGSSASQSWSSSWNLFDGGSSQTVHATAWGMVVVTASLGGELRVYQNFGLPVKVSRQANLFRDH